The Penaeus chinensis breed Huanghai No. 1 chromosome 29, ASM1920278v2, whole genome shotgun sequence genome window below encodes:
- the LOC125040649 gene encoding uncharacterized protein LOC125040649, protein MDDHIVARLEGGELKGITTIDLNEGPVPEETRSTPRSKEGQAVTKVDTLNRKTIETNRMALGRRWVDDNLRDQPGKQTFLWEIAAAYAQDHPQEPLTNTNLAVLIRNKFPSRRKKMNNGPRTIYYYQDLELTNPSQLVDNSSVLRESTQEGQNLTPKVPAILMSRDDGAPVAVLNPPAESVFTMNGKPYVSLKIVLPSSSKSSAGDPLNSKGQKTPSCKTKNETSGGGIIIYPQNAQVFESCCGSLDKSNDDVLIRDQSLTEDGGVFNKDIARAEHLGRDQSLNDGDDGMFSKGIASPERSVRDQSLTGDDGMFSDGIVPPKHPIKDASPSALPQNLVDTIKAEPMDTETDLLVSAEPSDVNTNPTLTEMDMAVSDYLLSEMVSEEICSYDHDEGCTKSRTSEDQDSQETDSKRKEGNVNSVTKQVAEFTSESHEHVEKSDIRKKSSDSIHKEINEPVVKFQNLFSLKRKSFRSSKSRKSWKRDRLFQTFDANCKRLRANDHQANKRPNLDEYKSLSGNAIQSSTIREMVVLEHRKKKAKRWKAVAHDAAEQNNLRIHEVLQIAFYFFSAGSRLSDDERARRLEATIYRNNPAVSYREPSSPSSETNHYACQTSSHLIESTKSLTYSKVTSLLRHHQTCQGLGCSYRSNLCLTLRAMYSHVTIFNHRCQVWKHFTDLVGLHAKSCHQWDCQLAFCLYVKHDSHLSEASVTSDHEEGDHLRKEFDRCESHGPHGARLHCGHLPRIQIPLSEKVERVSGTATEHHLREGVEARTLRLLGSFALPGSSPSFVTPIINTLSVKDLY, encoded by the exons ATGGACGACCATATCGTTGCAAGACTAGAGGGGGGAGAATTAAAAGGAATTACCACAATCGACTTGAATGAGGGACCAGTTCCAGAGGAGACCCGAAGCACACCGAGATCCAAAGAGGGACAGGCTGTGACGAAAGTGGACACCTTGAACAGGAAAACAATAGAAACTAACAGGATGGCTCTGGGGCGCAGATGGGTGGACGACAATCTACGGGACCAACCAGGAAAGCAGACCTTCCTTTGGGAGATCGCTGCAGCATATGCACAGGACCACCCACAGGAACCTCTGACTAACACTAAT CTTGCTGTGCTGATCAGAAATAAATTCCcttcaagaagaaagaaaatgaacaatgGGCCTAGAACCATTTATTACTACCAAGACCTGGAACTAACCAATCCATCACAGTTGGTTGACAATTCTTCTGTCCTCAGAGAATCCACTCAAGAAGGTCAAAACTTAACCCCTAAGGTACCAGCCATCCTGATGTCTAGGGATGATGGCGCACCAGTCGCCGTGTTGAATCCACCAGCCGAGAGTGTGTTTACCATGAATGGCAAGCCTTACGTTTCTTTAAAAATAGTGCTCCCATCTTCGAGTAAATCAAGTGCTGGAGATCCCTTGAATTCAAAAGGACAAAAGACTCCAAGCTGTAAGACTAAAAATGAAACATCTGGAGGAGGGATAATCATCTATCCTCAGAATGCACAAGTGTTTGAATCATGCTGCGGTTCTCTAGACAAAAGCAATGATGACGTGCTTATACGAGATCAGAGTCTCACTGAGGATGGTGGGGTGTTCAATAAAGACATAGCACGAGCAGAACATCTAGGGAGAGATCAAAGCCtaaatgatggggatgatgggatGTTCAGTAAAGGCATAGCCTCTCCAGAACGTTCGGTGAGAGATCAAAGCCTCACTGGAGATGATGGGATGTTCAGTGATGGCATAGTGCCACCAAAACATCCAATAAAAGATGCAAGCCCATCAGCCCTTCCTCAGAATTTAGTGGATACAATCAAAGCAGAACCGATGGATACGGAAACTGATCTATTAGTCTCTGCTGAGCCCAGTGACGTAAACACGAATCCAACTCTAACAGAGATGGATATGGCCGTCTCAGACTATCTACTCAGTGAAATGGTTAGTGAGGAGATTTGCAGTTATGACCACGATGAAGGATGCACAAAAAGTCGAACGTCAGAGGATCAAGATTCCCAGGAAACagacagtaaaagaaaagaagggaatgtAAATTCTGTAACAAAACAGGTGGCTGAATTTACTTCTGAATCTCACGAACACGTTGAAAAATCAGATATCAGAAAAAAGTCTTCTGATAGCAtccataaagaaataaatgagccTGTAGTTAAATTCCAGAATTTGTTTTCACTGAAACGGAAATCGTTTCGGAGTTCTAAATCAAGGAAATCTTGGAAAAGAGATCGGTTGTTTCAAACCTTTGATGCGAACTGTAAACGCCTGAGAGCAAATGATCATCAGGCAAATAAACGGCCAAACTTGGATGAATACAAGAGTCTGAGTGGAAACGCTATTCAATCATCAACTATTAGAGAAATGGTTGTATTAGAACACCGcaagaaaaaagcaaaacgaTGGAAAGCAGTTGCACATGATGCAGCAGAGCAGAATAACTTACGGATACATGAAGTCCTACAAATCGCTTTTTACTTCTTCTCAGCTGGATCCAGACTATCAGACGACGAGCGCGCTAGAAGGCTCGAAGCCACAATTTACAGAAACAATCCAGCAGTAAGTTATAGAGAACCATCTTCACCTTCTTCTGAAACCAATCATTATGCATGCCAAACATCTTCCCATTTGATAGAGTCAACCAAATCTCTAACCTACAGTAAAGTTACATCTTTACTTAGACACCATCAGACGTGCCAGGGATTAGGATGCTCTTACAGATCTAATCTGTGCCTGACTCTACGAGCAATGTACTCGCACGTTACCATTTTTAACCACCGGTGCCAAGTGTGGAAGCATTTCACAGACCTAGTGGGACTCCATGCCAAGTCTTGTCACCAGTGGGACTGCCAACTCGCGTTTTGTCTCTACGTGAAACACGACTCCCATCTAAGTGAAGCAAGTGTGACCTCGGACCATGAGGAGGGAGACCACTTGAGGAAAGAGTTCGATCGATGCGAGAGTCACGGGCCGCATGGAGCAAGGCTGCACTGTGGTCATTTGCCTCGAATACAAATCCCACTCAGCGAAAAGGTCGAGCGTGTTAGTGGGACGGCGACCGAGCACCACCTTCGAGAGGGGGTCGAGGCTCGGACGCTGAGACTTCTTGGGAGCTTTGCACTACCGGGATCAAGTCCCTCCTTTGTTACACCTATTATAAATACTCTTAGTGTTAAAGACTTGTACTAG